The following proteins are encoded in a genomic region of Arachis ipaensis cultivar K30076 chromosome B02, Araip1.1, whole genome shotgun sequence:
- the LOC107627941 gene encoding MATH domain and coiled-coil domain-containing protein At2g05420-like: protein MERQQRSIPRPASAIGDNELRKEKMELPEYVDDKEGRIERTMREHVTFTWTIINFSKLNCEKLYSQTFLVDNTPWRILLYPRGQGFMTKRLTMYMCVGDSHSLSGGCYTNPTNFRITILNHHEQSLDSHSFEDYGYGKYNREKLPSFHRWQFLTLFNFHENGYLMDDTCTIIAEASVKKHGTEHSHLIAKGIMSSLELVDFRDLCKVEKRFVQLLEEACSYHPILIENQKKRNRTKKFIEWSFTALGRVLHFLDTTSVEDMNDDACNELQNLWEELKTFGFDDLTWLELHVLDALSMRTHMEVDLHAAKMEKSVKT, encoded by the exons ATGGAGCGACAACAACGATCAATTCCGAGACCTGCTTCTGCCATCGGCGACAACGAGCTTAGGAAAG AGAAGATGGAGTTACCGGAGTATGTTGATGACAAAGAAGGAAGGATCGAAAGAACTATGAGGGAACATGTGACGTTCACTTGGACAATCATCAACTTCTCAAAATTGAATTGCGAAAAGTTGTACTCCCAGACATTCTTGGTTGACAACACTCCATG GCGAATTCTTCTGTATCCACGAGGACAAGGGTTCATGACAAAACGCTTAACAATGTACATGTGTGTTGGGGACAGTCATAGTTTATCTGGTGGTTGCTACACTAATCCTACTAACTTCCGAATTACTATACTTAATCATCACGAGCAAAGCTTGGACTCCCATAGTTTTG AGGATTATGGGTATGGAAAATACAACCGCGAAAAACTTCCTTCCTTTCATCGCTGGCAATTCTTGACTTTATTTAACTTTCATGAAAATGGGTATCTTATGGATGATACTTGCACTATTATTGCTGAGGCTTCAGTCAAGAAGCATGGTACTGAGCACAGTCACTTGATTGCGAAGGGTATCATGTCTTCTTTAGAGTTAGTGGATTTCAGGGATCTATGCAAAGTAGAGAAAAGATTTGTTCAACTATTGGAGGAAGCGTGTTCATATCACCCTATTCTTATTGAAAATCAGAAGAAGAGGAATAGAACTAAGAAGTTCATTGAATGGTCGTTCACTGCTTTGGGAAGAGTTTTGCATTTTCTTGACACCACGAGTGTGGAGGATATGAATGATGATGCATGTAATGAGCTTCAGAATCTATGGGAGGAACTTAAGACttttggatttgatgatttgactTGGTTGGAGCTTCATGTTCTAGATGCATTGTCTATGAGAACCCATATGGAGGTTGATCTTCATGCAGCTAAAATGGAGAAATCGGTAAAGACATAA
- the LOC107627942 gene encoding uncharacterized protein LOC107627942: protein MKIDEEGTVETKNGIGEEVTYTWTIKNFSSKWNGCKDLKLSSNEFSVGLYSGRIVMQRERWYQKECLTIQMCRGKYPCYSRILSSTIYVLNQFDNMKETRGSSIVEYKFEIGLDEFCDPSKGYVVNDTCIVVAEVLYNKQLPSNYPTLPKLMIKYFSFDIYRSMTDFKNLCKTEKLSVPQLEELFKQLFVTWRDGIKHLEKSKRSQKYIEWSMHALYRVSDFLESHSVKDMNDDACKELQILLEELKTFGFDEFSWMNFDLSVDISDARSTRSGRVTCYTWRREDDVAICGWTEQESHGRRDDSACRGRDDMAKDN, encoded by the exons ATGAAGATTGATGAAGAAGGAACGGTTGAAACAAAAAATGGCATTGGTGAGGAAGTGACGTACACATGGACCATTAAAAATTTCTCCTCTAAATGGAATGGGTGCAAGGATCTGAAGCTTTCCTCCAATGAATTCTCAGTTGGCCTTTACTCAGG GCGAATTGTTATGCAGCGAGAAAGGTGGTATCAAAAAGAATGCTTGACCATTCAAATGTGTCGTGGGAAATATCCTTGTTACTCGCGGATACTTTCATCTACAATTTATGTACTTAATCAATTTGACAACATGAAGGAAACACGTG GGAGTTCAATTGTGGAGTACAAATTCGAAATAGGATTAGATGAATTTTGTGACCCTAGCAAAGGGTATGTTGTGAATGATACTTGCATTGTTGTTGCCGAGGTTTTGTATAATAAACAGCTGCCCAGTAATTATCCCACTTTGCCTAAGCTGATGATCAAGTATTTTTCATTTGACATTTATCGTTCAATGACGGATTTCAAGAATTTATGCAAAACAGAAAAACTTTCTGTTCCACAATTGGAGGAGCTATTTAAGCAACTATTTGTAACATGGCGTGATGGTATCAAACATCTTGAGAAGAGTAAGAGAAGTCAAAAGTATATTGAATGGTCGATGCATGCTTTGTATAGAGTTTCGGATTTTCTTGAGAGTCACAGTGTGAAGGATATGAATGATGATGCATGTAAGGAGCTTCAGATTTTATTGGAGGAACTTAAGACTTTTGGATTTGATGAGTTTAGTTGGATGAACTTTGATCTATCG GTGGATATCTCTGATGCAAGGTCAACACGCAGTGGACGTGTTACCTGCTACACGTGGAGGCGTGAAGATGACGTGGCAATATGTGGTTGGACGGAGCAAGAATCACATGGGAGGCGTGATGACTCAGCATGCCGGGGGCGTGATGACATGGCTAAAGACAATTAG